From the Pectinophora gossypiella unplaced genomic scaffold, ilPecGoss1.1 Pgos_31, whole genome shotgun sequence genome, the window tcgcggtaaaaaattggcgggaaaacaagacacgcgagcagcttgctgcgagcgaaccacgcgaaatctagttatattatataaagctacaaacccatgttaAAGATATTAAggcaagaaaataaaataatgcgaGGTTTATGATGATTACTGGTTTACTTTAGGTAATTtactttaagtaagtacaattaTGACGTTGTGTGCGCGAACGTTTGTCGTAGCTGAATGGGGCGAGCGGCTCCCGCGCCGCTCCCTCCCCGCGCCTCAACCCGCGTCTCGCGGTCGTCGTAGACATCCTGGGGGGCCTTGGGGGAAGCCGAAGAAACCACGGGAATGGTTGAAGTCGAGGCTTTCTCCAACATATCCTCTTCTAACATCAGGGGGCATACTTTATTCAGAGCTCGTCGCTCGATTCCTCTGTACGTCACGAAATCAGCAACGCGCGCGACCCCGTCCTTGCCTGGGTAATGTCTGTGAAGTCTTCCCAGTCTCCACTTCATAGGCGGTACATTATTTTCCTTAAAAACCACCATCGATCCTTCTTTAAGGCTTGTGTAAGGAGATCGCCATTTGGTTCTCTTTTGTAGTTCGGATAGATATTCATTATGCCATCTTATCCAAAAGTGCTCTCGTAAAGCTTCGATTAGCTGGTATCTGGATGTCAGCTTCTTCGTAGTAGCCATTGGAGGTGACGGCAGTGATGTTAGCGGCCGTCCGACGAGAAAATGCCCTGGGGTCAAGGGAGAAAGGTCGTGTGAGTCGGGTGACATGGGAGTTAAGGGTCGGGAGTTGAGGACAGCTTCGATTTGCGTACAAAGCGTGCTCAGCTCCTCGTAGGTTAGACTAGCATTTCCTACTATGCGTTTCATGTGATATTTTGCGCTCTTTATGCCGGCCTCCCATAAACCACCGAATGTGGGAGAGTACGGGggattaaaattaaacttaatgcCCTCCTCCGCTGCGAACTCATACACTGACTTCAGGCTTGATAGTAACGCCCTGCCCAATTCATTATTGGCCCCAACAAAATTTGTGGCATTGTCACAATATAATTTATCAGGTTTTCCCCTTCTAGAAATAAACCTTCGAAGACAAGAAATGAAAGCGTTTGTACTTAAGTCGCTTACTATTTCTAAATGGATCGCCTTTGTACAAAAACAAATGAACAGgcataaataacattttgataTACGATTACCGCGGCCTTTTTTACTGGATATTAGGAGTGGTCCGGCGAAATCCATACCAGAAACTTGAAATGGATAATTTTGAGTCACCCTGTCCTCAGGCAGGTGTCCCATCAACGGCTCCATAGTTTGGCCTCTAAATCGAGTACAAATTACGCATTCTCTAGTTACTTTACGTGCAAGCGTCCTCCCCCCGAGAGGCCAAAACTGATCCCTAAACGTTGCTAGGAGCAGTTGAGGGCCTGCATGCAGCAAGCGCAGATGTTCGGCTCTCATCAGCAATCTTGTGAAATAATGTTTTCCATCCAATAAGGCTGgatgttttttattaaagttaaaGTTCGTGTTATTGAGCCGACCACCTACTCTCAGCACGCCTTCACTGTCGAGAAAAGGAGACATCTGCAACAAGTAAGATGAGgtaagtgtttttttgtttttaatcatATTAATAACTGTTTTAAATGTAATTGATTGTGCTAgttttattaggtaagtaagaGATTTATCGAGTTCATTACTTGTTAAAGGACCTAATGatctattctttttatttttacagttattTATGAACCTGTGTACATAACCgaatattctttttaattttaatgaactcgaataattttcgaattttatggtttcattattttcattattttcagtgtTAGTTTTAGTTGGTAAGGTTTTAATTTCAGgcaaaatcatattattatctgtGTAAGGAGTAACAGGCCATTGGGATATATCATGAATTAAATAATCAGGCCCTTCCCACCAAAATTTAGAGTTAATGAGTTGACTCGGTTCGACACCTCTTGAGGCCAAATCAGCTGGGTTAAGTTTTGTGGGTACGTGCCTCCATGAGTTTTTATCTGTCATGTCTGTTATTTCATTTACTCTATTACAAATAAAtggttttaagttttgtgttgGAGTTTTGATCCAAGCTAAAGTGATTGTAGAATCAGACCAATACACGATTTTATGAATAGGGCACCGGAGAGCACTGGTGACCTTGGCCACAAGACGAGCACCTAGTACTGCAGCACACAGCTCTAGGCGCGGGATTGTGATGGCTTTAAGAGGTGCAACTCGAGTTTTAGCGCAAAGAAGTTTTACGTTTACTTGATTAGTTTGATTCACTGTGCGTAAGTACGCACACGCTGCGTAGGCGTCCTTTGATGCGTCTACGAAGCAATGTAGCTCGCAGACAGTAGGTGCCACGCAGAGCGCGTGTCGGGGAACCGATACTGAAAGTAATAGCTCAAGGTCAGTGATCATTTTATTCCAAATTTTGTTTATATCATTGGGAACGACTTCGTCCCATCCTAGTTTTAATTGCCATAATTTTTGAAGTAATATTTTTAAGGTGACTGTACATGGGCTAAGTAAGCCTAATGGGTCGAAAATTTTGCACGTATTAGACAAAATAACTCTTTTAGTGATTTTgtctgtgtttttatttatatttatagaaaAGTTCAACGTGTCAGTGTCAGGCGTCCATCCCAAGCCTAATACGCTTGATTGTTTATTTAAGTTAAGAGATTCCGTCATGGTTTCATCATTAAAAATGTGAGGGCAATTTGTGCGGTATTTATGCAATGGTAGGCACGCAGAATTAAGTACAGATGTTACTTGATTCAAAACATGAGCTAACTCAACATCACTGTCTGCTCCAGTTAGCATATCGTCCATATAAAAGTCATGCCTAATCACATTTGCAATCGACTTGTCGGGACATTCCAGGGCCAACTGTAGCAGACAGCGTGTACTCAGGTAAGGTGCTGAGGCTGTACCATAAGTCACAGTATTAAGCTTATAAACTTGAAGAGGTTCATACTTATTGTATCTCCATAAAATCAATTGCAAGTGACGTTGTGACTCATCTATCAGGATTTGACGGTACATTTTTTGAATATCGCCAGTTAGTACGTACCTATGTTGCCGGAATCTAAGTAGGATATCAAACAGCTCATCCTGAACGACTGGACCAGTGTATTGAATGTCATTTAGGGATTTTAATGATGTAGTTTTAGCAGACGCGTCAAAGACTGTTCTAAGCTTAGTTGTTTCACTACCTTCGCGGATGACTGCGTGGTGTGGCATATAATATCCAAAATTAGGTTTTTTTGTCTTAGATAAATGTCCAAGGGACTCATATTCTTTAATGAAATTATGATACTGATTTTTAAGATCAAGGTTCTTGTCTAATTTTTTCTCAAGATTATAAAATCGCTTCTCTGCCATTCTGTAAGAATCACCCAGAGAAGTTTCAGGTTCCTTAAGTGGCATTAAGACTGAAAATCTACCATTATTATCCCGGTAAGTATTTTTAAGAAAGTGATCTTCACAATATTCCTCTTCAGTGGACATCTTAGATGACGTTGAAGAAATTTCTTCAAGTCTCCAAAACCTTGTTAAATTCTCACTGATTTCCTTTGTAAAATGACAGTACGAGGCAGATGGTTTATCACGAGTTCCTAAGGGACCAACTACAATCCAGCCAAGCTTAGTGCCCTGAAGAATAGGCAGATTAGGACCAAGAGGCACTTTTTGTGCATTTAAGACATCATAAAATATATCTGCCCCCAGCAAAATATCAATGTCAGAAGGGCGACTGAAGTTGGGATCAGCCATGTTATAATGTTTAGGTATGTTTAGTTTAGAAACATCAAAGTAGTGATTAGGCAACTGACCAGTGATTTCAGGTACAACCAAGCATTTTAGATTAGTGTTAAATGATTCATTTATAGAACAGATTCTAACGTCACCAGTGACTGAGATAGGGACTTGCACGTTGTTTATGCCCGATATCATGATGGGTTCGGAATTGCGATTAGCAATGCCAAGTTTATGGCTTAGGTTTTCTGTCATAAAGGAGGATTGACTGCCCGCGTCAAGCAACGCACGAGCatggtaagtattattatttttaggatTAATGATCTTCACTAACGCGGTGCCAAGCAGAACCTGTCCGGAAGAACGCACTGACATTGACACGGAAGGTGATGTATTATCAggaattttatcatttttatttttatgtaacatTGTATTATGTTTTTCATCGCACAATCTGCATGAGCCGAGTAAACAAACTGAAGCGTGATGACCCCTCCTCAAGCAGTTTGTGCAAAGGTTTAACTTTAAGACCTCACTCAACCTAGCTTCAGGAGACAAACCACGGAAAGATTCACAATCAATAATTCTATGTGGCTGACTGCAAAAAGGACATGACAATAACCGTTCAGGTTTTGATTTAGCAGAAGTGACAAAactttttgtaaatttattttgatgATTGTTATGAGGAAATGATGAAGTTTTATGATCACCCTTATTgtctttattattatgaattccaACCTTATATTCAGGTTTGTCACTTCTGTTTGCCTGCATAGTCTCCAATATATCCGCTCTATTTCGTAAAAAATCGATAAATTCGCTTAAAAGCGGTAAATCggataaagtatttttatgttcTTCCCACTTGCCATTAGTAACCGAATC encodes:
- the LOC126380933 gene encoding uncharacterized protein LOC126380933 isoform X2, yielding MTDKNSWRHVPTKLNPADLASRGVEPSQLINSKFWWEGPDYLIHDISQWPVTPYTDNNMILPEIKTLPTKTNTENNENNETIKFENYSSSLKLKRIFGYVHRFINNCKNKKNRSLGPLTSNELDKSLTYLIKLAQSITFKTVINMIKNKKTLTSSYLLQMSPFLDSEGVLRVGGRLNNTNFNFNKKHPALLDGKHYFTRLLMRAEHLRLLHAGPQLLLATFRDQFWPLGGRTLARKVTRECVICTRFRGQTMEPLMGHLPEDRVTQNYPFQVSGMDFAGPLLISSKKGRGNRISKCYLCLFICFCTKAIHLEIVSDLSTNAFISCLRRFISRRGKPDKLYCDNATNFVGANNELGRALLSSLKSVYEFAAEEGIKFNFNPPYSPTFGGLWEAGIKSAKYHMKRIVGNASLTYEELSTLCTQIEAVLNSRPLTPMSPDSHDLSPLTPGHFLVGRPLTSLPSPPMATTKKLTSRYQLIEALREHFWIRWHNEYLSELQKRTKWRSPYTSLKEGSMVVFKENNVPPMKWRLGRLHRHYPGKDGVARVADFVTYRGIERRALNKVCPLMLEEDMLEKASTSTIPVVSSASPKAPQDVYDDRETRVEARGGSGAGAARPIQLRQTFAHTTS
- the LOC126380933 gene encoding uncharacterized protein LOC126380933 isoform X3, with protein sequence MISGINNVQVPISVTGDVRICSINESFNTNLKCLVVPEITGQLPNHYFDVSKLNIPKHYNMADPNFSRPSDIDILLGADIFYDVLNAQKVPLGPNLPILQGTKLGWIVVGPLGTRDKPSASYCHFTKEISENLTRFWRLEEISSTSSKMSTEEEYCEDHFLKNTYRDNNGRFSVLMPLKEPETSLGDSYRMAEKRFYNLEKKLDKNLDLKNQYHNFIKEYESLGHLSKTKKPNFGYYMPHHAVIREGSETTKLRTVFDASAKTTSLKSLNDIQYTGPVVQDELFDILLRFRQHRYVLTGDIQKMYRQILIDESQRHLQLILWRYNKYEPLQVYKLNTVTYGTASAPYLSTRCLLQLALECPDKSIANVIRHDFYMDDMLTGADSDVELAHVLNQVTSVLNSACLPLHKYRTNCPHIFNDETMTESLNLNKQSSVLGLGWTPDTDTLNFSININKNTDKITKRVILSNTCKIFDPLGLLSPCTVTLKILLQKLWQLKLGWDEVVPNDINKIWNKMITDLELLLSVSVPRHALCVAPTVCELHCFVDASKDAYAACAYLRTVNQTNQGIFSSDGR
- the LOC126380933 gene encoding uncharacterized protein LOC126380933 isoform X1; the encoded protein is MISGINNVQVPISVTGDVRICSINESFNTNLKCLVVPEITGQLPNHYFDVSKLNIPKHYNMADPNFSRPSDIDILLGADIFYDVLNAQKVPLGPNLPILQGTKLGWIVVGPLGTRDKPSASYCHFTKEISENLTRFWRLEEISSTSSKMSTEEEYCEDHFLKNTYRDNNGRFSVLMPLKEPETSLGDSYRMAEKRFYNLEKKLDKNLDLKNQYHNFIKEYESLGHLSKTKKPNFGYYMPHHAVIREGSETTKLRTVFDASAKTTSLKSLNDIQYTGPVVQDELFDILLRFRQHRYVLTGDIQKMYRQILIDESQRHLQLILWRYNKYEPLQVYKLNTVTYGTASAPYLSTRCLLQLALECPDKSIANVIRHDFYMDDMLTGADSDVELAHVLNQVTSVLNSACLPLHKYRTNCPHIFNDETMTESLNLNKQSSVLGLGWTPDTDTLNFSININKNTDKITKRVILSNTCKIFDPLGLLSPCTVTLKILLQKLWQLKLGWDEVVPNDINKIWNKMITDLELLLSVSVPRHALCVAPTVCELHCFVDASKDAYAACAYLRTVNQTNQMSPFLDSEGVLRVGGRLNNTNFNFNKKHPALLDGKHYFTRLLMRAEHLRLLHAGPQLLLATFRDQFWPLGGRTLARKVTRECVICTRFRGQTMEPLMGHLPEDRVTQNYPFQVSGMDFAGPLLISSKKGRGNRISKCYLCLFICFCTKAIHLEIVSDLSTNAFISCLRRFISRRGKPDKLYCDNATNFVGANNELGRALLSSLKSVYEFAAEEGIKFNFNPPYSPTFGGLWEAGIKSAKYHMKRIVGNASLTYEELSTLCTQIEAVLNSRPLTPMSPDSHDLSPLTPGHFLVGRPLTSLPSPPMATTKKLTSRYQLIEALREHFWIRWHNEYLSELQKRTKWRSPYTSLKEGSMVVFKENNVPPMKWRLGRLHRHYPGKDGVARVADFVTYRGIERRALNKVCPLMLEEDMLEKASTSTIPVVSSASPKAPQDVYDDRETRVEARGGSGAGAARPIQLRQTFAHTTS